From one Sphingomonas xanthus genomic stretch:
- a CDS encoding thermonuclease family protein: protein MTGLRVPQFSSTAALANFVQFGHDPNMARSKSRPVGRPPFFRPTRRGLRRTLWLVPLLLMAGALLDPALVAPVGPLAAQPERIETQFSVCGPGRGPACVIDGDTIKFGQRKVRITGIDAPELANPRCPEEAALARKSAARLRDLLNQGSFEMVGHRLHGQDGYGRDLRVLRRGDVSIGGQLIDEGLAHRYIGSKRSWC, encoded by the coding sequence TTGACTGGACTGCGGGTTCCGCAATTTTCCTCGACTGCCGCGCTGGCCAATTTTGTCCAGTTCGGCCATGACCCGAACATGGCCCGTAGCAAGTCCCGGCCCGTTGGCCGCCCGCCCTTCTTTCGCCCCACGCGCCGCGGACTGCGCAGGACTCTTTGGCTGGTGCCGTTGCTGCTCATGGCAGGAGCCCTGCTCGACCCCGCGCTGGTTGCCCCGGTCGGACCGCTGGCGGCCCAGCCCGAGCGGATCGAAACGCAATTCAGCGTCTGTGGTCCGGGGCGCGGTCCGGCCTGCGTAATCGATGGCGACACGATCAAATTTGGCCAGCGCAAGGTTCGTATCACTGGGATCGACGCACCGGAACTGGCGAATCCGCGTTGCCCGGAGGAAGCGGCACTGGCGCGCAAGTCGGCGGCGAGGCTTCGGGACCTGCTCAACCAGGGTTCGTTCGAAATGGTCGGCCACCGACTGCACGGCCAGGACGGCTACGGCCGCGACCTGAGGGTGCTTCGGCGCGGCGATGTGTCGATCGGCGGCCAGCTGATCGACGAGGGGTTGGCACATCGGTATATC
- the fahA gene encoding fumarylacetoacetase, which yields MTMIDETHDPARTSWIDSANGHPDFPVQNLPLGVFSAAGEDPRIGVAIGEMILDLRGAAKAGLLDPSWSGALSGSALNDWFGRGAADSRALRRMLSAMLCDESRRAEIEPHLVAQREATMHLPCAIGDYTDFYVGIHHATNVGRQFRPDNPLLPNYKYVPIGYHGRASSVRPSGEAVVRPSGQRKPPEADTPAYGPSRRLDYELELGIFIGRGNRLGQTILIGEAADHIAGYCLLNDWSARDLQAWEYQPLGPFLAKNFLTSISPWVVTPEALAPFRKPMPARPEGDPAPLPYLADDADQANGGLAIKLDVTLSTAKMREAGLKPHRLSQGEAAAAMYWSAAQIVTHHASNGCNLQPGDLIGTGTLSTADDNGLGSLLEISRGGKAPISLASGETRAFLEDGDELELAAHCEAPGAVRIGFGTCVGRVLPAQP from the coding sequence ATGACCATGATCGATGAAACCCACGACCCGGCCCGCACCAGCTGGATCGATAGCGCCAACGGCCATCCCGACTTTCCGGTCCAAAACCTTCCGCTGGGCGTTTTTTCGGCGGCCGGCGAAGACCCCCGGATCGGGGTCGCGATCGGCGAGATGATCCTCGACCTGCGCGGCGCGGCGAAAGCCGGCCTGCTCGACCCCTCCTGGAGCGGCGCGCTGTCCGGCTCAGCCCTCAATGACTGGTTCGGGCGGGGCGCCGCGGATTCCCGCGCTCTGCGCCGGATGCTGTCGGCAATGCTTTGCGATGAGAGCCGCCGCGCCGAAATTGAACCGCATCTAGTGGCGCAGCGGGAAGCGACCATGCACCTGCCCTGCGCGATCGGCGACTACACCGACTTTTACGTCGGCATCCATCATGCCACCAACGTCGGGCGGCAATTCCGGCCCGACAATCCCTTGCTTCCCAATTATAAATATGTGCCGATCGGCTATCACGGCCGGGCCAGTTCAGTCCGTCCGTCGGGGGAAGCGGTGGTCCGGCCCAGCGGGCAGCGCAAGCCGCCGGAAGCGGACACGCCCGCATATGGTCCCTCGCGCCGCCTCGATTATGAACTGGAGCTTGGCATCTTCATCGGCCGCGGCAATCGGCTGGGCCAAACCATCCTGATCGGAGAGGCGGCCGACCATATCGCCGGCTATTGCCTCCTCAACGACTGGTCGGCGCGCGACCTTCAGGCCTGGGAATATCAGCCGCTGGGCCCGTTTCTTGCCAAGAATTTCCTGACCAGCATCTCACCTTGGGTCGTCACCCCCGAGGCACTGGCCCCGTTCCGCAAGCCGATGCCGGCGCGGCCCGAGGGCGACCCGGCCCCGCTCCCCTACCTGGCCGACGACGCCGACCAAGCGAACGGCGGACTGGCAATCAAGCTGGACGTTACCCTGTCGACCGCAAAGATGCGCGAGGCGGGGCTGAAGCCGCATCGGCTGAGCCAAGGCGAGGCGGCCGCAGCGATGTACTGGTCGGCGGCGCAGATCGTCACTCACCACGCATCCAATGGCTGCAACCTCCAACCCGGCGACCTGATCGGGACGGGTACGCTGTCGACAGCGGACGACAATGGCTTGGGTTCACTGCTGGAGATCAGCCGCGGCGGCAAGGCGCCGATCAGCCTTGCCAGCGGCGAGACCCGCGCTTTCCTCGAGGATGGCGACGAGCTTGAGCTTGCCGCGCATTGCGAGGCTCCCGG
- the hmgA gene encoding homogentisate 1,2-dioxygenase codes for MANQLPYLTGFGGHFETEAVAGALPKGRNSPQRPAFGLYAEQVSGSAFTAPRHENRRSWLYRMRPTADHRPFTPYQGASLFAPGTSDAPLAPNRLRWDPPASLADDADFIDGLVTMMANRDPASLEGVAIHLYRATRSMTDRLFVNADGELLLIPQSGTLHLFTEMGRMEVAPGWIALIPRGIRFRVDIEGEARGYVAENHGAMFRLPDLGPIGSNGLANPRDFQSPVAAFENVDRPCEVIQKYLGSLWTTTLDHSPLDVVAWHGNLAPFRYELARFNTIGTVSFDHPDPSIFTVLTSPSDTPGRANADFVIFPPRWMVGEDTFRPPWFHRNVMSEAMGLIHGDYDAKAEGFRPGGLSLHNLMSGHGPDVDSWRKASEAELRPVKIEGTMAFMVESCWPYRPTAFALQHAQSDYDLAWADFPKAQLPQ; via the coding sequence GTGGCCAACCAGCTACCCTATCTGACCGGTTTCGGCGGTCACTTCGAAACAGAGGCGGTCGCAGGCGCCTTGCCCAAGGGCCGGAACAGCCCGCAGCGTCCCGCATTCGGCCTTTATGCCGAACAAGTCTCGGGAAGCGCCTTTACCGCGCCCCGTCATGAAAACCGCCGCAGCTGGCTGTACCGGATGCGCCCGACCGCGGATCATCGCCCCTTCACTCCTTACCAAGGCGCCAGCCTGTTCGCGCCCGGCACCAGCGACGCGCCGCTGGCGCCCAACCGGCTTCGGTGGGATCCTCCGGCCAGCCTCGCCGACGACGCCGACTTTATCGACGGGCTGGTAACGATGATGGCCAACCGCGATCCGGCCAGCCTGGAGGGCGTTGCGATCCACCTCTATCGGGCGACCCGGTCGATGACCGATCGCCTGTTCGTCAATGCCGACGGAGAGCTGCTGCTCATTCCCCAGTCGGGCACGTTGCACCTTTTCACCGAGATGGGCCGGATGGAAGTCGCGCCGGGCTGGATCGCGCTGATTCCGCGCGGCATTCGGTTCCGCGTCGATATCGAGGGCGAAGCGCGCGGCTATGTCGCCGAGAACCATGGCGCGATGTTCCGCCTGCCGGACCTCGGGCCGATCGGATCCAACGGTCTTGCCAACCCGCGCGACTTCCAGTCGCCCGTCGCGGCCTTTGAAAATGTCGACCGCCCCTGCGAAGTCATTCAGAAATATCTCGGGTCCTTGTGGACGACGACGCTCGACCACAGCCCGCTCGACGTCGTCGCCTGGCACGGCAATCTCGCGCCCTTCCGCTATGAGCTGGCCCGGTTTAACACCATCGGCACGGTCAGCTTCGACCATCCCGACCCGTCGATCTTCACCGTGCTGACCAGCCCGTCGGATACCCCGGGCCGCGCCAATGCCGATTTCGTCATCTTCCCGCCGCGCTGGATGGTCGGGGAAGATACGTTTCGCCCGCCCTGGTTCCACCGCAACGTGATGAGCGAGGCAATGGGGCTGATCCATGGCGATTATGATGCCAAGGCCGAAGGCTTCCGCCCCGGCGGACTTTCCCTGCATAACCTGATGAGCGGGCACGGACCCGACGTCGACAGCTGGCGCAAAGCCAGCGAAGCCGAGCTCCGGCCGGTCAAGATCGAGGGCACGATGGCCTTCATGGTCGAAAGCTGCTGGCCTTACCGCCCGACAGCCTTTGCGCTCCAGCATGCGCAAAGCGACTATGACCTGGCCTGGGCCGATTTCCCGAAAGCGCAGCTTCCCCAATGA